A single genomic interval of Danio aesculapii chromosome 5, fDanAes4.1, whole genome shotgun sequence harbors:
- the ptges gene encoding prostaglandin E synthase, with translation MLGSDIQLCFIFYSTLLILKMYIIAIITGQVRLRKKAFANPEDAERHGGVQFCRTDPYVERCKRAHQNDMENILPFLFLGAVYSMTSPSYAVAQLHFLVFFLCRVLHSVAYLLALKAPTRSLAYVIAQVPCISMAIQILMEVASFA, from the exons ATGCTCGGGAGTGACATACAGTTGTGCTTTATCTTCTACAGCACGCTCTTAATCTTGAAGATGTACATCATTGCCATCATCACGGGCCAAGTGAGACTTCGGAAAAAG GCGTTTGCTAACCCAGAGGACGCCGAGAGACACGGAGGTGTGCAGTTCTGCCGCACTGATCCATATGTGGAGCGCTGTAAGAG agcaCACCAGAATGACATGGAGAACATTTTGCCCTTTTTATTTCTTGGAGCGGTCTACTCCATGACAAGCCCATCATATGCAGTAGCACAACTTCATTTCCTCGTCTTCTTCCTGTGTCGAGTTCTTCATAGCGTTGCTTATCTGCTGGCACTAAAAGCACCAACACGTTCATTGGCTTATGTCATCGCTCAGGTGCCTTGCATTTCAATGGCCATACAGATACTCATGGAAGTGGCCTCATTCGCATGA